Within the Telopea speciosissima isolate NSW1024214 ecotype Mountain lineage chromosome 4, Tspe_v1, whole genome shotgun sequence genome, the region CGCATGGATAGTTTGAGAACACTTCCGGCCCCATTTCCTTAAAACATAGGGAAAAGTCACTTTGAACATGAGGCTATTCCCCACATGCATGGatatttttgcttttcttttttttttctttcttcacagtATGAATAAAAAAACAGGGGAAAATATAGGGACACCCCCTCAACTATGGCTTGTTGTCATGTACACCCCCTCATCTATTGAAAGTAAATAAATTAGTCCATCAAACTAACCGTTAGTTTTAAACATTAATATTCACCCAATCATTTTTTTAGGAATAAATTGCccaaattaaaagtttgaagacGAAAATATCCTCTGTACCTTAatacattaaaaattaaaaagactAAATTACCCTAAATTGTCAACTGACTTAGAAGTTGGGCTAAAAGATGATGATGGGCCTTCTGAGTAATTCTAATCTCCATAGAAATTTCAATACTTTCTACAAGTGTATCGTGTGGGTTTCTCTAATCTAAttccttttaatttcttttcccCTTGATTCTAAGTAACGAAGAAAAAGTTTGGTTATCAAATGGGCTACACGCTCTACTATATATGGGCCTGAATACAGAGCCTGCCGGGCTTGAACTAGAGGAGGTCTTAATTGACACAAGACACAGGCCCTACCTACTCTCATCCCAGACTGCAAGTAGGGACAATCTTGGGCCTGCGTTTCCTGTCCAGGGAGTTAATAAGTAACATGAAAGTGAGGAAAATGACCcggctaagggtgtcaattggttcggtTGCTATTATTTGATCTGGTTTCGGTTTTGGTTCAAGACACAAAATgctaaaaacaaaatcaaaccgaactgTGAATAGGGACACATTTGAAGTAAATTAATagaggtggggtggggtggtacAGGAGAGTGATGGGGTGAGGAAGATAGTAGAAATGGGGAGTGGGGGCGGTATAGGAGAGATGTGTCCAACCCCATGGCAGActaggggggaaaaaaaggctTGATTTGTATTTAGTATTTACCCCTAAAGGGTATTTTTGCCTTCAAATTTTTGATTTGGACAATTTGATCCTAAAAAATGGTTGAATGAGTATTAATGTTTAAAACTAAAGGCAGTTAGTTTAATGGACTAATTTACTTACTTTCAATAGATTTAAAGATGAAGGGGTGTACATGAAAACATGCCATCATTGAGGGGGTTTCTCTATATTTCCCCCTAAAAAATATTCATGTGTATAGATGTAGGAAACACGGACGCCTCATGTTCAAATTACCTTTtctttataaaataataaaaattaaaaaaaattaaaaaaggaggggagggggagttcTGTGCACGATCGTGCCCCCCttattatctgctccatttacCAGGCAGGTCTATTTCCTCAAGTTCCTCAAATAGGAGGGCGAAAATGATcgccctacccctgcccgaccacactacccgggtggggtccaacCCCTGCCCTATTAGAGGCatttggggaaatggagcggaTAATTTTCCGTCACAATAGAGGGTCGAAATGACCAAATGCCCCCTTTATTTGACGCATCGTAACACTCTTCTCCACCTTATATGGCCATGCATGAAAACTGTCTCCAAAAAACACATCATGTTCAGATAACctttcttaaaaataaaataaaattatatgcACGATTGTGCCCTCTCTCACAATAGTGggtcaaaatgaccaaattcCCCCCTTATTTGACGCATCGTAACCCTTCTCCACCTTATGCAGCCATGCACGAAAATTGCCTCTCAAAAAAATGACGACCACTAATAAGTTGCAATCCACATATATAATTTTTCAAGGGAACGATCTACTAAACCACCTAAGTCTATCTTATTCCCCAAAATAGACATtcgttttttattattatatttttttcccttaaaaaaaatgaataagaaaCTCAATTTAGCTAGCTTTATCCgtaagttctttttttttttttatgaaaaaagggatatatatataacGTAGAGAGTCTACAGTCCTATGTTACCATCGTTTTGAGAGTTAGGAGTATAGTTGAAAAAGACCTAAACTAGCAAAGTTCTGAGACTGTTCCAGGAATTCACTGTAGATACTAATGGATGTCCAGGAGATGGGGACTGAGAATGGATATTTTAAGCATGTCATAGATTGTCTTGTTGGTGGTCCAAAGGCTCATCAGGTGAATATTTTCCTGCATCGCTGCTTGCCATCTTTGAAAGAGCCCAAAAAGTTCTGCTTCTGTGACATCAGTAGTCTGTAATCTACCTGCATCTGTTAGCATATGATGTGCATCTAACAAAATGTAAAAAGTCCACTGAGCTAGATTAAGTTCGGGTTCAAAAATTCTTGCGATTAGTAAACCAGGGAATTGGAGATTAACTTTAGCAGGTAATAAAGTGTTCGTGACAGTGTGTGTGCATTGGAAGTTGTGGTCCTTGGGTGGGGTTTGATCAGGGGGTAAATGTTAAGATCAGTCAACCATCTCATGACAGTCCTAATTACCGAGTATCCGTAAGTTCTTATTATAGAGAGCTAAATTGATATAATTTAAAACCTACAATCATATTAGGGATATTGAAGAATGTCCCTAACAAAAGCATCCAAATTAGTCTCAGAAGATCCACCCTTCTCAATGGCATTTTTACAAACACATTGGAGTTCTCTGgctcttcttctcatctctttagtttcttctccaCTACTATCCATAAACCTCTGCAcagtcctggcaatgtcctctCTTTTCACAACCTTATTTTCACCCTCCCTCACCCTCCATCCAATTCTCAAATCATCTGCAATTAATTTACTATTGGGCATTTGATCCCAAAAGATAGGAAAAGTAAGCATAGGAGTACCTGCAAACACACTTTCTAAGGTTGAATTCCACCCACAATGACTCCAAAACCCTCCTATGGAAGAATGGCAAAGTACCCTCAATTGGTCACACCAAGGTATCACTATCCCCTTCTCACCACTGGCCTTCTGTAAGTGTGAAGTGTCTTGCCGAGCAATCCACAAGTATGGAACTCCACTGTCATGTAACCCTGCTGcaatctcctccatctgatCACTTGAAACTGATAGAAAACTACCCAATGATACATACAAGACAGATCCTTCAGATTGAGAATCTAACCAATTGAAATAGTAGTCTTTGTTAAGGGTATTGTGATCAATCATGTGAGGTATGGAGGGGCCAATAGGGTATACTGGGAGAGAGAGTGCTGCCCTTAAAGCATCTGTGGAATGGGAATCGAGCTCGTAGAAGGAAGTGAAAAGAAGGCATTGTGCTTTAGGTACCCAAGAGATGGCTTCCGAGACGCGACCCAACACTTCTTTACCTGGCCCATAGAAGATTGTTGGCAGGTCTGATAAGCAAATAGAAGAGATCCCTGGTATGTAATCGATGTGTTCACCACCCCTCTCTAGCACACCATAAAGCCAAGGTCAAGTAATCATAAAGAACATGAAACAGATGGAGAATAATAACAAGAAATTGTATATAAATTAGTGAAGTTCACAGTGGAGTCCATTTCCACTCCctagaaagatggaaatgatcaGGGTGCGACAATCATTTCGTACACCcctatgtctaggtgcaggggCACCGTGCACCGTGCACTACACAATCAGGTGGCTTTCTCTATCAccgttttttttataaaatttttaacTTATTCTCAAAGAATATGTTATACAGGAAAAATAAttttgtccaggagtgtggcctatgctagcactctcatgtgtctacatctctcctcctcaaaactaGGGGCACAGAGGTGTCTTCTCAtatgggagaagagagatagattcatgggagcgTTGGTGTACGCCATACTTCgggacaaaaaactacttcccattttataatttatatccCTATCTTAAAAACCAGTTGGGCGCAAAATGATCGgcacacccccatggaaaggatGAGGGTGTGCCGGGCAAGTACATCTCAAAGCCAATCACATgataattttgtttccataaatactcctcctccccttataaatagaaaaaatatgacaggtggttgcctctcacatgtatgttaTGTGCACATGCACAAAACCGAACTCTATTAAAATATCCAAGCATTGTAAATGTAAATATAAGAATCTAAAAGTTTAGAAgctaataaaatttaaatttttttaataaaaaaaaaggaaagcagTTCTCAGTCCGAGAGTGTGGcttatgccaacactcccatgtgtctgtctctctcctccttaaaacaaatgggtagaggtgtcttttcacatgaagagtagagagatagactcatgggagtgctggcgtaggccacactcccagacaaagaactttttccctaaaaaaatatatagtcACATTTATTCATGATTCTAGTGTCagcataatttttatttttatttttttccccccacTTTCCTGATGTCACAATCGTGAGATTCCGATTAGCCAAACAAGACAGACCGATTAGCCAAACAAGACAGACAAATCTGACAACTGAACACGTGGAAAGAATTGTACTTAgccaggatttttttttttctgggtaaaTACGTAACTGCCACGTTAATTGAatgaatacaatactttaaTCCTCGTTTATTGGAATAATGGTGTGGTGGTAAGGCTGTGCAAGGCCGGACGGCGTACCTGATAAGTTGGCAGGGAAATGTCCGTTTTGGACAAGGAGATCAAAATGATGGAACATCGAGAAAACGGACGGCGACATGGGCCACAGTGATGCCACCGGAATATTCCTTCGGTTCCCTACCCCTACGACCCACACCAAGTAAGTATCGGCTATGATAGCCGTTGCCGGAGTCTCTACCTCCAGCTGGTCCAGCAGCTGCTCGAAGGGACCTTCCATCTTTGTCATAACGTCTTCAAGGAACCCGGCGAAGTTGCCGGCACGGCCTTTCTCCGATGGTATGACGTTAGGGATTGAGCGGAGCTGTATGTTTGCTGGCTTGGGATCGGAACCAATGAAACTCAGCCACTCTTCCGTCACCACGAAGGTGATGAGAATGTCATCACGGCCGCTTTCTCTTCCTCTCGACGCGAGAAGGTTGCAGAGGTTCATCATAGGGTTGATGTGGCCTCGACCAGGATATGGCATCGCCACAACGTGGCATGACCTACGGTTTTTACTTGTTTCTGCTTCAACGGAACCCATGGCCGGAGGAATCTGACgctcaaaaatcaaaactgcGGAAACTCTCTCCTTGTTGTTTTAAAAGCGAGAAAACACAGAGTCTTTATTGTGGTGAAACTGGGTAAGGGTAAGATCCAAAGGACCGAAATAACCCTAATTCTTCGATGAATCTACCAAATCAACCACTTGGTTGGTCGAATTGGAGTAAGTGAAAGTATGAAACACAATAATATTTAATGATTAAACACAGAGCACAGCAGCACAGCTGCACAGCTGCACAGGTCATGGGACAAGGAGGACCACCGAGTAGGCAGGAATGCAGGATTCACATGGTTCAAGGAATGGGTGTTGGATTGGCCGTaatggtattggtattggtattggtattggtattgattGAAACTGATATCGATCCATGGGTATTATCAAcggtaaaaatataaataaaactgattttattgaaattaagagaaaaagCTGTCCGATCTAGATTGATATTGTATCGGTATCGGCcctttttagtttattatttttaatgacAATGATCATGGAATTATATTTTTACTATTTGCTCAGAATATCAAATTTACCTAAAAGGTGAGGTAGAATAGCCCCCAAAGAAAACTAGGGTCTTCTTAGGACTTACATTGGCATCGACCCATGgaaaaagaggagaagggagcttggtggaagaagaggaatgtGCACTATTTTTTGTGCCAAGTCCGGCAGCTTagtggaagaagaggagaagggaacGAGGTGATGAAGAAGGGGTTTTGGGAATTTTGGGAAACGATGAGTGAAATTGGTTCCTTTGAAATTTTTGAATCGGTCAAGtgggtttggtttttggtttaaGGTGGTTCAAACAAATCCCATGtggttttaattttaatttgaaatccTGCAATATTGACCGTTAGATTTCTATCCGAAGTAGAGTAATCGAATCCAGAGTCCGGATCCTTTCCAACGACATTGAAGAGGACTCCTTTTCAATGACCCTCTCTTAATGCCACGTGTATATATCAATTCACGGAGAGTTCACTCCGttgccctatttttttttctttctctctctcttcagcactcccatgtgtctatctctctcctcattaaaacaagtgggcagaggtgtcttttcacatggggaggagagagatagactcatgggagtactggcataggccacactcccagacaaagaactttttcccccctttttttatagGAATCCATTAAACTTGAtttatgtccaaataggtaacTAAGATAGACACTCAAATCTCTGTTCTTGTATATTTATGCAAGCTTCATATCTTtattggtttggaatttttgaCCTCCCAAGCTGTGTGATTAAGACTGATTGAGACCCTTATGTGCATTTTCTGTGGAAAAGGAGTGATAATAGTAAGTTTCTTCACACATTCGTTGGGATAGAGATCTACCTGTCTCCCTAAGAAGAGGGTGGTCTTGAGCTGAAGAGAGTGAAGAATAAGAACAAGGCaatgttatgtatgtctcgaattcttgaaTCCATTTCGGAAAAAacccgctccgacatttttgATGGTGTCTCGAATGGAGCTTTTTCtaagatctgtgatggtagcagaGGGCTTGTGCCGATAGCGAAAGGCCCAAGCCCGAAGCCCATCACTGATCTCGTTGGGGGTGCGGGGGTGAAGTACAGTCCGATCCAATGGAagagtatttatattctttacccgCTTTACTATAAAGAgagtgagatttggggttttttgggagaGAGTAGCAACGCCGTTTTAGGTGTTTTTGAGGGATCTCCATGGTAACTTTCTCCGATTTACATAATGAAACAGCTTCGTCTTCGCCCATGGATGTAGCACATCATACTGGTATGTGAACCAAGCTAAATCTCTGTGTCGTCTtgctctgtttttattttttttcatgttttggttggtgtttgctCTAAAAGGCAGGTACTTCTAAAACTTCTTTGGAGGCTTGCAGAGAGGAAAGAAGGTTTATGGATCTAGTGGATCTATCATAAATTTCTCAAgagagattctatttggaagaaGCAAATCATAAGGGCATTGAAGTCAACATTTTCATCAGCACATCTGGCTAGTGAGAATAGCCATTGTCAATACCGGTCATCGATTCATTCGGGTTAGCGGTACTTAGTCTACCTTGAAGATGTAGTTGAACCAACTAAAAGATGAATAGAGGTAATGACGTTCTTGTCTCAAGCTTTGGTGATAGAATCAGTCAATCAGATATGATAAAGGCTCTGATAGAATGGCCCTTGGGTTCATTtcacggttttttttttttttattaaaaaattacttggacatcCCCTAAACTATGATCATTTTGTATACTAtccccaatttttcaaacaattatttaAACACCCTGCATTTACtaggtattttgaaaaatattaaaatctaaggctgtgtttggttgttactacaaaattaaaaataaaagattcgGTACgattttcttttctccaaaatttTCTTTGCATTTGATTGTCCCTTCCACGGATAAAAAATCCtgttttttgaaatttcaatttttcttttttttttaatttggtaattgggagctttacatatatatttgataGAAGGGGGATCAaaccggggaggggataagatgccagccaagaggtctcgagttcagCCTCTTGGTGAGCTTGGGCATGAAGCACACCATGGCTCACCAATTGAGCTACGCAGTTGTTGGtagaaatttcaattttttaatgtTGTAAAATTGAAATCTCACCAGGATGGCaagaaaaaatggattttccCAAGAAATCTCCAAAAAGGGAGAAGTTCCTGCAACTGCCAGCAAAATATTTTTCTAAAGATAAGGCTTTGCAGGGACGACGTACCTGATAAGTTGGCAGGGAAATGTCCGTTTTGGACAAGGAGGTCAAAATGATGGAACACCGAGAAGACGGAGTACCTGAATATTCCTTCTGTTCCCTACTACTCCGGCCCAAACCAAGTCAGTAGAGGCTATGATGGCCGTTGCCGGAGATTCTATCTCTCACTGGTCCAGCAGCTGCTCGAAGGGACTTTCAATCTCTGCCATGACGGCTTCAATGAATCCGGCGAAATCGCCAGCGCGGCCCTTCTCAGAGGGTATGACGTTGGGGATAGAGCGGAAACGAATGTTTGCTGGCTTAGGATCGGATCCAATGAAGCTCAGCCACTCTTCCGTCACCACGAAGGTGATGAGAATATCATCACCGCTTCCTTCTCCTCTCGACGCGAGAAGCTTGCAGAGGTTCATCATAGGGTTGACGTGGCCTCGACCAGGATACGGCATCGCCACAACGTGACATGACCTACGGATTTTACTTGTATCTGCTTCGACGGAATCCATGGCCGGCCGGAATCTGACgctcaaaaatcaaaactgcGTAAACTTTTGCTTTACAGAGAACTAGGGTGTAGAATAGACTCTATTTTGTAGTGCAAGTGTGGAAGTCGTTCTAAATGTAGAGATTTAAAATTTATCGTTGATAGGGTTAGATATAAACTTTCTTTATGGAAGTCAAATTTTCTTTCTCAGGAAGGTCGGTGTGCGTTAATTCAATCTGTGCTGTGCTCTATTTTACTTTCGTTCTAAatggagagatttaaaatttatTGTTGATAGGGTTAAGTATAAACTTTCTTTCTGGAAGTCAAATTTGGTTGTCGTTAATTCAATATGTGCTCTCTTTTACTCCTTCAAATTTAATGTCTTGGtttcttttctccaaaaaaGTGTGCAAAGAACTGAAGTCTATCTATTACCGTTTTCTGGAATAATAAAAATAGTGATAAGAAGAAATGTCATTTAATTAGTTGGGACAAAGTGTGTCAACATCCTAAAGTCGGTGGTTTTGGAATTAGAAAATCAATTGTACATCATAGAGTTTTGATCTTAAAACTGGGATGGAAATTTATTACAGAAACTAATTCCATTTGGGCTAAAGTTTTACAAGTCAAATACTTTCCAATGACCTCTAGTTTTTATATCAATACAATTGCAAAATGAGGCTTGTGGACTTGGAACAACATTGCTTCTATTTTATCAGATTTGAAAAACATTGTG harbors:
- the LOC122657487 gene encoding UDP-glycosyltransferase 87A1-like isoform X2; this encodes MGSVEAETSKNRRSCHVVAMPYPGRGHINPMMNLCNLLASRGRESGRDDILITFVVTEEWLSFIGSDPKPANIQLRSIPNVIPSEKGRAGNFAGFLEDVMTKMEGPFEQLLDQLEVETPATAIIADTYLVWVVGVGNRRNIPVASLWPMSPSVFSMFHHFDLLVQNGHFPANLSERGGEHIDYIPGISSICLSDLPTIFYGPGKEVLGRVSEAISWVPKAQCLLFTSFYELDSHSTDALRAALSLPVYPIGPSIPHMIDHNTLNKDYYFNWLDSQSEGSVLYVSLGSFLSVSSDQMEEIAAGLHDSGVPYLWIARQDTSHLQKASGEKGIVIPWCDQLRVLCHSSIGGFWSHCGWNSTLESVFAGTPMLTFPIFWDQMPNSKLIADDLRIGWRVREGENKVVKREDIARTVQRFMDSSGEETKEMRRRARELQCVCKNAIEKGGSSETNLDAFVRDILQYP
- the LOC122657487 gene encoding UDP-glycosyltransferase 87A1-like isoform X1; amino-acid sequence: MDSVEADTSKIRRSCHVVAMPYPGRGHVNPMMNLCKLLASRGRGRESGRDDILITFVVTEEWLSFIGSDPKPANIQLRSIPNVIPSEKGRAGNFAGFLEDVMTKMEGPFEQLLDQLEVETPATAIIADTYLVWVVGVGNRRNIPVASLWPMSPSVFSMFHHFDLLVQNGHFPANLSERGGEHIDYIPGISSICLSDLPTIFYGPGKEVLGRVSEAISWVPKAQCLLFTSFYELDSHSTDALRAALSLPVYPIGPSIPHMIDHNTLNKDYYFNWLDSQSEGSVLYVSLGSFLSVSSDQMEEIAAGLHDSGVPYLWIARQDTSHLQKASGEKGIVIPWCDQLRVLCHSSIGGFWSHCGWNSTLESVFAGTPMLTFPIFWDQMPNSKLIADDLRIGWRVREGENKVVKREDIARTVQRFMDSSGEETKEMRRRARELQCVCKNAIEKGGSSETNLDAFVRDILQYP
- the LOC122657487 gene encoding UDP-glycosyltransferase 87A1-like isoform X3 yields the protein MDSVEADTSKIRRSCHVVAMPYPGRGHVNPMMNLCKLLASRGEGSGDDILITFVVTEEWLSFIGSDPKPANIRFRSIPNVIPSEKGRAGNFAGFLEDVMTKMEGPFEQLLDQLEVETPATAIIADTYLVWVVGVGNRRNIPVASLWPMSPSVFSMFHHFDLLVQNGHFPANLSERGGEHIDYIPGISSICLSDLPTIFYGPGKEVLGRVSEAISWVPKAQCLLFTSFYELDSHSTDALRAALSLPVYPIGPSIPHMIDHNTLNKDYYFNWLDSQSEGSVLYVSLGSFLSVSSDQMEEIAAGLHDSGVPYLWIARQDTSHLQKASGEKGIVIPWCDQLRVLCHSSIGGFWSHCGWNSTLESVFAGTPMLTFPIFWDQMPNSKLIADDLRIGWRVREGENKVVKREDIARTVQRFMDSSGEETKEMRRRARELQCVCKNAIEKGGSSETNLDAFVRDILQYP